From a region of the Chitinophaga caseinilytica genome:
- a CDS encoding RNA polymerase sigma factor, with translation MIAETHNYLELLANGDQPAFRRLFERYSDRIYGVAVAYTKSHTLAEEAVQDVFLKLWTKRASLPAVNQLESYIFILTRNHMLNVLRNIARERAFIREQLLAGDEAGPPAPVSAIIRKQSLEILEEALLQLPAQQRAVFRLTQEQGISLNDAAAELGLSRNTVRNHLARAMAFIRAYVKKQGHAVQLIFLLAAEIYHWHWYTLS, from the coding sequence GTGATCGCTGAAACCCATAATTACCTGGAACTGCTGGCCAATGGCGACCAGCCTGCTTTCCGCCGGCTCTTCGAACGATATTCCGACAGGATCTATGGAGTGGCCGTAGCTTACACAAAGTCGCATACGCTGGCAGAAGAAGCCGTGCAGGACGTTTTCCTGAAACTCTGGACCAAACGCGCTTCCCTTCCTGCCGTCAACCAGCTGGAATCTTACATCTTTATCCTCACGCGCAATCATATGCTCAATGTTTTGCGCAATATCGCCAGGGAACGCGCATTCATCCGGGAACAGTTACTGGCCGGGGACGAAGCTGGTCCGCCGGCACCGGTATCCGCCATCATCCGCAAACAATCCCTCGAGATACTGGAAGAGGCCCTGCTGCAGTTGCCGGCCCAGCAACGGGCCGTATTTCGCCTTACCCAGGAGCAGGGTATCAGCCTCAACGATGCCGCCGCCGAACTGGGGCTTTCGCGGAACACGGTACGGAACCACCTCGCCAGAGCGATGGCCTTTATCCGCGCTTATGTAAAAAAACAGGGACATGCCGTCCAACTCATTTTCCTCCTCGCCGCAGAAATTTATCACTGGCACTGGTACACTTTGTCTTAA
- a CDS encoding RagB/SusD family nutrient uptake outer membrane protein, whose amino-acid sequence MKAANAILYFFLVAVMAISCGKSFLDNPPRDVILREAYAKDLHSCQELLNGSHVELVSALGLLGLMYGDLMADNIKPFESQTYFSEFYKWNLHATRESDQSSGSELNANYLVYQLYSVARSTSFIIERATGFRKEDPQWSDQIVGSAMTIRVLVHSALLNILAQPANFTSQGAHAGIVYVTSSDWTRPPALGRESVGAVYGHLQEELKKAAALMGPIKDENTAFSRDMAYALLSRISLYAGNYTGALEAAKKALEGHPLLTIEKGYPDGMYRSLKMSESESYYQLLPAISNELGNNGYSTGFPSYLYRYKIYGAGADIAASLQTDPADVRSGWVTKEGDNWSITKFPMGVVPDVDIPETSYFLPIVRVSEVVLNAAEAAYYLQQPAQAQMYLNQIRLRARPGALPIMPTGTALQDAIRTERNKELAFEGSRLFDLLRWKMAVKRSDPADPEAALLPYPSNRAVAPIPQMDISANIPQNPGY is encoded by the coding sequence ATGAAAGCTGCCAACGCGATCCTATATTTTTTCCTCGTGGCCGTGATGGCCATTTCGTGCGGAAAATCGTTCCTCGACAATCCGCCGCGCGATGTAATTCTCAGAGAAGCATATGCCAAAGACCTGCATTCCTGCCAGGAACTTTTAAATGGTTCCCACGTAGAGCTCGTTTCGGCACTTGGGCTGCTGGGCCTGATGTATGGCGACCTTATGGCAGACAACATCAAGCCGTTCGAAAGCCAGACGTATTTTTCCGAATTCTACAAATGGAACCTGCATGCAACCCGGGAAAGCGATCAATCGAGCGGATCGGAACTCAATGCCAACTACCTCGTGTACCAGCTATACTCCGTTGCCCGGTCTACGAGTTTCATCATTGAAAGAGCGACAGGCTTCCGGAAGGAAGACCCTCAATGGTCAGACCAGATCGTGGGATCGGCGATGACCATCCGCGTGCTGGTCCATTCCGCATTGCTCAATATACTCGCCCAGCCGGCCAATTTCACTTCGCAGGGAGCACATGCAGGTATCGTTTATGTGACATCCTCCGACTGGACACGCCCTCCCGCTCTTGGAAGGGAATCTGTTGGGGCCGTTTATGGCCATCTGCAGGAGGAATTGAAGAAGGCTGCCGCGCTCATGGGCCCTATCAAAGACGAAAATACGGCCTTCAGCCGCGACATGGCATATGCGTTACTGTCCCGCATCAGCCTCTATGCCGGGAACTATACCGGTGCCCTGGAAGCGGCTAAAAAAGCGCTGGAAGGGCATCCGCTGCTGACGATCGAAAAAGGTTACCCAGACGGCATGTACCGTAGCCTGAAGATGTCCGAAAGCGAGTCTTATTACCAGTTACTCCCGGCCATCAGCAACGAGCTGGGCAACAATGGGTACTCCACCGGCTTCCCTAGCTACCTGTACCGGTACAAAATTTACGGCGCAGGAGCGGACATTGCCGCGAGCCTGCAAACCGATCCTGCAGATGTCAGAAGCGGATGGGTAACGAAGGAAGGAGACAACTGGAGCATCACCAAGTTCCCCATGGGCGTGGTACCGGACGTGGATATTCCCGAAACGTCTTATTTCCTGCCCATCGTCCGTGTATCGGAAGTGGTACTGAATGCCGCGGAAGCCGCATATTACCTGCAGCAGCCGGCGCAGGCGCAAATGTACCTGAACCAGATACGGCTCCGCGCACGGCCGGGGGCGCTGCCGATCATGCCGACCGGAACGGCGCTTCAGGACGCCATCCGGACAGAACGGAACAAGGAGCTCGCTTTCGAGGGCAGCCGCCTTTTCGATCTCCTCCGCTGGAAAATGGCGGTAAAACGTTCGGACCCGGCCGATCCTGAAGCCGCGTTGCTACCCTACCCCAGCAACCGCGCCGTGGCGCCCATTCCCCAAATGGATATCTCCGCAAACATTCCCCAAAACCCGGGTTACTAA
- a CDS encoding metallophosphoesterase yields MRIITNVFMYALPLLICSSALHSSARESQRKSTIKLKLVSAKMESAAKIRITYSQAFNFSRYYGKHTLLVPNKGYGEKWKLDTDEPLHIVVEAPQQRQHWISYPGDSLIIEYNDDKISVSGQGSERVKAQARYRLEIAQKSKLLYEKFHLSPTHISKRLKDLPDFRNKMDLCDSLSSATHRLLDTYEKQYPDSGWAQTRASAIALIESTRSLCYINLNAARKRLGVPFRDIRGMYETEMENENFRWLMNSDMPALEMEPYYEMMKARCLVYQFDPESPEATSLRSEKAFTDFKIWKILHESDRLMHGRLKDQFMAFLLSDKILRVADITLADTVIKYLDTRLQDKTCLSQLKEENDAVRSSYFRKPDIIQFLGLQDNLGQPFTLSNLGNTITVLGVADETDKVRDPLFHAIVREFTGNPHLRIGIIRRHRAIDTRKQKTGNMPGVTPLSAPATNDLYDYMQTYNAAAPGRTLVVLPYNYKELRYRDARYYLPDPTTDTAAALLSILREKLLQLKDGPYVQYSGDTTVVYHLDGPEVTTDTRIGKKPAYVHAATHEAGKSFRIPLKTTITPPASQYKQPEKIIVLSDMEGNLPAMAKFLIRHGVIDDAYNWIFGSNHLVLNGDFMDRGFQVTECLWLLYKLEDEAAKAGGQLHFILGNHEIMNLGGDVRYVREKYLENARLMHRGYDELLGQNSELGRWLRSRNMLVKIGDNLFVHGGISPAFNTTNLQLEEINQLSREFLQKGITDSTAASLHRMLHMDKDAPLWYRGYYAGKHEKPGRTPEADIEKTLSRFQVSRIITGHTIVADVSSFYGGKVIDVDTHHASGDVEGLLIEHDRLRRITADGSQHPVMPKE; encoded by the coding sequence ATGCGAATTATAACGAACGTATTCATGTATGCCTTGCCACTGCTGATATGCAGCAGTGCCTTGCATTCATCCGCGCGGGAGAGCCAGCGTAAAAGCACCATCAAGTTGAAACTCGTTTCGGCGAAAATGGAATCGGCCGCGAAAATCAGGATCACCTATTCCCAGGCTTTCAATTTCAGCAGGTACTACGGAAAACACACGTTGCTCGTCCCGAATAAAGGATATGGCGAAAAATGGAAGCTGGATACGGACGAACCGCTCCATATCGTCGTCGAAGCACCTCAACAACGCCAGCACTGGATCAGTTATCCCGGAGACAGTCTCATCATCGAATACAACGATGATAAGATCAGTGTCTCAGGACAGGGCAGCGAAAGAGTGAAAGCCCAGGCACGCTATCGATTGGAAATTGCGCAAAAAAGTAAATTGCTGTACGAAAAGTTCCATCTTTCCCCTACTCATATTAGCAAAAGGTTGAAAGACCTCCCAGATTTCCGGAATAAGATGGACCTCTGCGACAGTTTATCTTCCGCTACCCACCGGCTGCTGGACACATACGAAAAACAGTATCCGGACTCCGGCTGGGCGCAAACCAGGGCCTCAGCAATAGCTTTGATCGAATCTACGAGAAGCCTCTGCTACATCAACCTGAATGCAGCCAGAAAGCGCCTCGGCGTTCCTTTCCGCGACATCCGGGGCATGTACGAAACGGAGATGGAAAATGAAAATTTCCGGTGGTTGATGAACAGCGACATGCCCGCCCTGGAAATGGAGCCATATTATGAAATGATGAAAGCACGGTGCCTGGTGTACCAATTCGATCCGGAATCGCCGGAAGCCACATCATTACGATCGGAGAAGGCATTCACCGATTTCAAGATCTGGAAAATACTGCACGAAAGCGACAGGCTCATGCACGGCAGGCTGAAAGATCAGTTCATGGCCTTCCTGCTATCCGATAAAATATTGCGCGTCGCGGACATAACCCTGGCCGATACCGTCATCAAATACCTGGATACGCGTTTACAGGACAAAACCTGCCTTTCGCAACTGAAAGAGGAAAACGACGCCGTACGGTCAAGTTACTTCCGGAAGCCGGACATTATCCAATTCCTCGGCTTGCAGGACAACCTCGGCCAGCCGTTTACACTGAGCAACCTGGGAAATACGATCACCGTGCTCGGCGTGGCAGACGAAACGGACAAGGTGCGCGACCCACTTTTTCATGCGATCGTCCGGGAATTCACGGGAAATCCGCATCTGCGCATCGGCATCATCCGCCGCCATCGAGCCATCGATACCCGGAAGCAAAAAACAGGCAACATGCCGGGTGTGACCCCGCTTTCCGCGCCGGCTACGAACGACCTGTACGACTACATGCAAACGTACAATGCCGCGGCGCCAGGGCGCACGCTAGTGGTTCTCCCGTACAATTACAAGGAGTTGCGATACCGGGATGCACGTTATTACCTTCCCGACCCCACCACGGACACGGCCGCAGCGTTACTTTCCATTTTGCGCGAAAAGCTGCTCCAGCTGAAAGACGGGCCCTACGTACAATATTCCGGCGACACAACGGTCGTTTATCACCTCGACGGACCGGAAGTTACGACCGACACGCGCATCGGGAAAAAGCCGGCCTACGTTCATGCTGCCACCCATGAAGCGGGCAAAAGTTTCCGGATTCCGCTCAAAACCACCATCACGCCGCCCGCATCACAGTACAAACAACCCGAAAAAATAATCGTGCTATCAGACATGGAAGGCAATCTGCCGGCCATGGCGAAATTCCTCATCCGGCACGGTGTTATCGACGACGCGTACAACTGGATTTTCGGAAGCAACCACCTCGTCCTGAACGGCGATTTCATGGACCGCGGGTTCCAGGTAACGGAATGCCTCTGGCTGTTGTATAAACTGGAAGACGAAGCCGCCAAAGCGGGTGGGCAACTGCATTTCATCCTGGGCAACCACGAGATCATGAACCTGGGCGGGGATGTCAGGTACGTACGGGAGAAATACCTGGAAAACGCGCGGCTGATGCATCGCGGATACGATGAATTATTAGGACAGAACAGCGAGCTGGGGCGCTGGCTCCGCAGCCGTAATATGCTTGTCAAGATCGGCGATAACCTGTTCGTTCATGGCGGCATCAGCCCCGCCTTCAACACCACAAATTTACAGTTGGAAGAAATCAATCAACTCAGCCGGGAATTCCTTCAAAAAGGCATTACCGATTCAACAGCGGCATCGCTTCACCGAATGCTTCATATGGATAAAGACGCGCCGCTATGGTACCGGGGCTATTATGCCGGCAAACATGAAAAACCGGGCCGGACGCCGGAAGCGGACATCGAA
- a CDS encoding SusC/RagA family TonB-linked outer membrane protein — MKLAPAKALRLCAMLCTMLCLYVSAQAIPPEYKVTLKANQQEMKTVLRAIEDQTGLYFMFNTNMIQMQEKVSIHVQSVKLEDVLQQLFASRGISWSIIQKAIVLKNAAATPAPKKEPVMRAVSGTVSDENGSPLPGATLLIKGTNIGTLSNANGGFVLPGVPASATVLLARFTGFKPLEMPIGDDPIKVTLQRSVSNLDETVVVAYGTTTERSTTGAISVVKGEQIQTLPNRSFDKSLQGLVPGLRISGGTGQPGGGLSNMVLRGISTGTEALGGSTVRNPLIVIDGVPVLQDPFSLMETVDTYTPVSNPLAQINPADIAEISVLKDAAAIALYGSKASNGVIVVTTKKGTVGKATFTFNQQTDFSSRPPAKIRFMDQQEYLKLLYETYRQTDPVRNTDSYIRADLFKKFPYRVNGPDTSFYDATDWKKLLYRDAAVTLANNLSISGGSNTQRYYINLEHTHQDGIARSTGFNRSSLRVNLDNKPANWIKLGVNSTLSYTTQSIADNTEFSSSGIGLTDALSPLIPNRLDNGNYNLLLSWGANAAGSLTTQNPAAANEFNFHRTKAHRALASLTSEISFLRYFSFNTLLGVDFMQTETRKKNSPMFRGPAGFGSLSNYDVRRSGIVSTNTLNFNKLIGRFHHISALLSQEARIQEENNSQISAKATDAYTNPDLNDISSQGYNRASAIQRSSSTKLLSQFGQLEYNFREKYYLSGSWRRDGVSVFGSNNPWANYGSIGGAWIASSERFLQNITPVVNFLKFRGSIGLSGNTAALNSYMAYQQLYNFTYLGKTALVTDGSTPGNPSIEWEKTSQWDAGMQMGLFNNRIYLEADYYYKFTKNLIFSAPLQSFTGFLSVNDNIGDMRNSGIELSLKADVLRNTRLKWNLSANWSRNSNKLIKANGQHFLTLINPLMAIEVGREFSSFYLPVWAGANPDDGKPQWLNAEGKPTGVYTEAAKQFQGQSQPKGFGAVTNTLSWKGLSCLFQFQYQYGGQVYNEQYRNYYSDGQRAYMNAPADVANRWQKPGDVSDNPVRLIGNTQGGFRHSTRYLYKSDYIRLQLVSLSWNFPKHLTDRLLLRSLRVFGQGSNLALWKPASGIDPDQINPGGAVAFSYPNARTWTIGLNTSF, encoded by the coding sequence ATGAAATTAGCTCCTGCCAAGGCATTGCGCTTATGCGCGATGTTATGTACCATGCTGTGCCTGTACGTTTCGGCACAGGCCATTCCGCCGGAATACAAGGTTACGCTGAAAGCGAACCAGCAGGAAATGAAGACCGTTCTTCGTGCCATCGAAGACCAGACCGGACTTTATTTCATGTTCAACACCAACATGATCCAAATGCAGGAAAAAGTGAGCATCCATGTGCAATCGGTGAAGCTGGAAGATGTGCTGCAACAGTTGTTCGCTTCGCGCGGCATCAGCTGGTCGATCATCCAGAAAGCCATCGTGCTGAAAAATGCGGCGGCCACGCCTGCTCCTAAAAAAGAACCGGTGATGCGGGCGGTCAGCGGCACCGTTTCCGACGAAAACGGCTCCCCATTGCCCGGCGCCACGCTGCTGATCAAGGGCACCAACATCGGTACCCTTTCCAACGCCAACGGCGGGTTCGTCCTCCCCGGCGTGCCAGCCAGTGCAACGGTGCTGCTGGCGCGCTTTACCGGGTTCAAACCCCTGGAAATGCCCATCGGTGACGATCCTATCAAGGTGACATTGCAGCGCAGCGTGAGCAACCTCGACGAAACGGTCGTAGTCGCCTACGGCACCACCACCGAACGCTCCACTACCGGCGCCATCAGCGTCGTGAAAGGAGAACAGATCCAGACACTGCCCAACCGCTCGTTCGACAAGAGCCTCCAGGGCCTGGTGCCGGGGCTTCGCATTTCCGGGGGCACCGGGCAGCCCGGCGGCGGCCTCAGCAACATGGTGCTCCGCGGGATATCCACGGGCACCGAAGCACTTGGCGGGTCTACCGTCCGCAATCCGCTCATCGTGATAGATGGTGTCCCGGTTTTGCAAGACCCGTTTTCCCTCATGGAAACCGTCGACACCTATACGCCGGTCAGCAACCCGCTTGCACAGATCAACCCGGCCGACATCGCCGAAATCAGCGTGCTCAAAGATGCCGCGGCCATCGCGCTGTACGGTTCCAAGGCCAGCAACGGCGTGATCGTAGTAACCACGAAAAAAGGGACCGTTGGAAAAGCCACTTTCACCTTCAATCAGCAAACGGATTTCAGCTCCCGCCCTCCCGCGAAAATCCGGTTCATGGACCAACAGGAATACCTGAAATTATTGTATGAGACCTACCGGCAAACCGATCCCGTCCGCAACACCGACAGCTACATCCGTGCCGACCTTTTCAAAAAATTCCCCTACCGCGTCAATGGGCCGGATACTTCTTTTTACGATGCGACCGACTGGAAAAAACTCCTGTACCGGGATGCCGCCGTTACCCTGGCCAACAATCTTTCCATTTCCGGAGGTTCCAACACCCAGCGGTATTACATCAACCTGGAGCATACCCACCAGGACGGGATCGCCCGAAGCACGGGCTTCAACCGCTCATCCCTCCGTGTGAACCTCGATAACAAACCGGCGAACTGGATCAAACTGGGGGTCAATTCCACGCTGTCCTACACCACACAGTCCATCGCCGACAACACCGAATTTTCCAGCTCCGGCATCGGGCTTACCGACGCACTGTCTCCCCTGATCCCCAACCGGCTGGACAACGGCAACTATAACCTGCTGCTTTCCTGGGGCGCCAATGCTGCGGGCTCGCTCACTACGCAGAACCCCGCTGCCGCCAATGAGTTCAATTTTCACCGCACCAAAGCCCACCGCGCCCTGGCCAGTCTGACCAGCGAAATTTCCTTTCTCCGGTATTTCAGTTTCAATACTTTGCTCGGTGTCGATTTCATGCAAACGGAAACGCGCAAGAAAAACAGCCCCATGTTCCGCGGGCCGGCCGGCTTCGGCTCCCTTTCCAATTACGATGTGCGCAGAAGCGGCATCGTTTCCACCAACACCCTTAATTTCAACAAGCTGATCGGCCGATTTCACCACATCAGCGCGCTACTTTCCCAGGAAGCGCGCATCCAGGAAGAAAACAACAGCCAGATTTCGGCAAAGGCGACGGACGCATACACCAATCCCGACCTGAACGATATTTCCAGCCAGGGATACAACCGCGCATCGGCCATCCAGCGGTCCAGCAGCACGAAACTGCTATCCCAATTCGGCCAGCTGGAATACAATTTCCGTGAAAAATATTACCTGTCCGGCAGCTGGCGCCGCGACGGCGTTTCGGTTTTCGGCAGCAACAATCCCTGGGCCAACTACGGATCGATCGGCGGCGCCTGGATCGCCTCATCGGAAAGGTTCCTGCAAAACATCACGCCCGTGGTCAACTTCCTGAAATTCCGCGGAAGCATCGGCCTGTCGGGCAATACCGCCGCGCTGAATTCCTATATGGCATATCAGCAACTCTATAACTTCACCTACCTGGGAAAAACGGCGCTGGTGACCGACGGCTCTACGCCCGGCAACCCGTCTATCGAATGGGAAAAAACCAGTCAATGGGACGCCGGCATGCAGATGGGGCTCTTCAACAACCGGATTTACCTGGAAGCCGACTATTACTATAAATTCACGAAGAACCTCATTTTCAGTGCGCCACTGCAAAGCTTTACGGGCTTCCTGAGCGTGAACGATAATATCGGCGACATGCGCAACAGCGGAATAGAACTGTCGCTTAAGGCGGATGTGCTACGGAATACCCGGTTGAAGTGGAACCTTTCCGCCAACTGGTCGCGCAATTCGAACAAACTGATAAAGGCCAACGGGCAACACTTCCTTACGCTCATCAATCCGTTGATGGCAATAGAAGTGGGAAGGGAATTTTCGTCGTTTTACCTCCCTGTTTGGGCCGGGGCAAACCCGGACGACGGCAAACCGCAATGGCTGAATGCGGAAGGCAAACCCACCGGTGTATATACCGAAGCCGCCAAACAATTCCAGGGGCAATCCCAACCGAAAGGCTTCGGCGCAGTCACCAATACGCTTTCCTGGAAGGGATTGAGTTGCCTCTTCCAGTTCCAGTACCAATATGGCGGACAGGTCTATAACGAACAATACCGCAATTATTATTCAGACGGGCAACGCGCCTACATGAACGCGCCGGCCGATGTGGCCAACCGCTGGCAAAAACCAGGCGACGTTTCCGACAATCCTGTCAGGCTCATCGGCAACACCCAGGGAGGCTTTCGGCATTCCACCCGTTACCTGTACAAATCCGACTATATCCGGCTGCAACTGGTTTCACTTTCCTGGAATTTCCCCAAACACCTGACCGACCGCCTGCTGCTCCGTTCGCTGCGCGTTTTCGGACAGGGCAGCAATCTTGCCCTGTGGAAACCAGCTTCAGGTATCGATCCCGACCAGATCAATCCCGGTGGCGCCGTCGCATTTTCCTATCCGAATGCCCGCACATGGACCATTGGGCTCAACACTTCATTTTAA
- a CDS encoding FecR family protein produces MEEEYLMQLMSEKLGGVIAPEDDRLLEDRIATDPSVRQTWDAYRARFSDGDLANGFARASAIDWPSLPVKPVARRRKLYYSVAAAAAIGMGICYFLFRPAAPAAATIASAEVRLVLAGGREILAGAPAAVKGLNMEPSGMEIAPAEDAPTGKMNTLYVPPGRDYRVKLPDGSTIWVNAASTLRFPADFGAGGRTVELTGEAFFDVAPDPERPFVVRSGGGEVTVLGTTFNVKAYKPGEASVSLLSGAVKVRRNGLELQLSPGREASWTESGGMTEQGFTTREVVGWKEGAYYFEDASLSAIADAIGQWYGLKVQVEGVARFSCRLDRQLPLSAFLQQLSATGTLTHNFTEEGTLLLKVLPVQ; encoded by the coding sequence ATGGAAGAAGAATATTTAATGCAGTTGATGAGCGAAAAGCTGGGAGGGGTAATTGCTCCGGAAGACGACCGTCTGCTCGAAGACCGGATCGCCACGGACCCCTCCGTCCGGCAAACCTGGGACGCATACCGCGCCCGCTTCAGCGATGGCGACCTGGCCAACGGGTTTGCCCGCGCTTCAGCGATCGACTGGCCATCCCTTCCGGTGAAGCCCGTTGCACGCCGCCGGAAGCTGTATTACTCCGTTGCTGCCGCTGCTGCCATAGGGATGGGCATCTGTTATTTCCTGTTCCGCCCTGCCGCACCCGCCGCCGCAACTATCGCTTCCGCGGAAGTACGGCTCGTTCTGGCCGGCGGCCGGGAGATTCTGGCCGGCGCGCCGGCTGCTGTCAAGGGCCTGAATATGGAGCCCTCCGGCATGGAGATCGCCCCGGCGGAAGATGCGCCTACGGGCAAAATGAACACACTATACGTTCCCCCCGGCAGAGACTACCGCGTGAAACTGCCCGATGGATCCACCATTTGGGTGAACGCCGCCTCCACACTGCGTTTTCCGGCAGATTTTGGAGCTGGCGGCAGAACGGTGGAACTGACCGGCGAAGCCTTTTTCGATGTGGCGCCCGATCCCGAAAGGCCGTTCGTGGTACGGTCGGGCGGGGGAGAAGTGACCGTTCTCGGCACTACTTTCAATGTGAAAGCCTATAAACCCGGTGAAGCAAGTGTTTCCCTGCTCAGCGGCGCCGTGAAAGTCCGGCGGAATGGATTGGAATTGCAATTGTCCCCCGGCCGGGAAGCTTCTTGGACGGAAAGCGGGGGTATGACCGAACAAGGATTTACAACGCGGGAAGTCGTTGGCTGGAAGGAAGGTGCCTATTATTTTGAAGACGCATCGCTGTCCGCCATCGCCGACGCAATCGGGCAATGGTACGGCCTGAAAGTGCAGGTAGAAGGGGTGGCCCGGTTCTCCTGTCGCCTCGACCGGCAGTTGCCCCTGAGCGCATTCCTGCAACAACTTTCAGCCACCGGTACGCTGACACATAACTTCACCGAAGAGGGAACGCTTTTGTTGAAAGTGCTTCCCGTTCAGTAA
- a CDS encoding sigma-70 family RNA polymerase sigma factor, with protein sequence MTFADQPNDLLQLLRKGDAAAFEYIYTAFRKWLWVAALGILENEAEAEEIVQEFFLDYWQKEMQREFTDLRHLKGFLYVSIRNRCFNRLERNKVMRKRQAQLPMPGMVEANDRIAEKELQERLKTAIGKLPEMRGKVFLMGYILQRSRREIARALRISEESVKKHMTLALRDLRGMLK encoded by the coding sequence ATGACATTCGCAGATCAGCCGAACGATTTGTTGCAACTGCTCCGGAAGGGAGATGCCGCAGCATTCGAATACATCTATACCGCATTCCGGAAATGGTTGTGGGTGGCTGCTTTGGGCATTCTCGAAAATGAAGCGGAAGCTGAAGAGATCGTGCAGGAGTTTTTTCTCGATTACTGGCAGAAGGAAATGCAGCGCGAATTCACCGATCTGCGGCATCTCAAGGGTTTCCTCTACGTCAGCATCCGCAACCGTTGTTTCAACCGGCTGGAACGGAATAAGGTGATGAGGAAACGGCAGGCGCAATTGCCCATGCCCGGTATGGTGGAGGCCAACGACCGTATCGCCGAAAAAGAATTGCAGGAACGCCTGAAAACAGCCATCGGCAAATTGCCGGAAATGCGGGGGAAGGTTTTTCTCATGGGATATATTTTACAGCGTTCCCGCCGCGAGATCGCCCGGGCGCTCCGCATCAGCGAGGAATCCGTCAAGAAACATATGACGCTGGCGCTGCGCGATCTGCGCGGCATGTTGAAATAG